GGCGTGGAGCGTCCAGAAAGCGACGAGGACGGGGGCGGTGTCGGCTGTGACGCCGTAGACCGCCAGGATCGGGAGATGGATACAGGGGAGGGCGACGCCGGCCCAGAAAGCCAGGCGCTCGCCGATAGCGGCGGCGTCGGTGGCCAGGCGCCAGAGGTGACGGCGAAGGGCGAGGGTGGCGGGCGGTGCGCTCATCCGTACTCCCCCTTCGACGGACGCCACCCAAAAGTCGGCGAACGCTCAAACCGAGCTTTGAGTCTCCGTGCCAACGGTCGACACCCGAGCGACCGCGACCGCTCAGCCATCGCCGACCTCCGTCTCGGCCTCCGGCTCGGCGCCGGCACCCGCTTCCGAGGGGGCGGCGCGTTCGTCGCGCTGGATGACGCGACCGCTGACGTAGGTCAGGAGTGTCAGCAGGACCAGCGGGACGACCGTGAGTACGTGCGCCCAGAAGACGAACCACAGGTCCCAGCCCCACGGGTTGTAGACCCAGAACATGACGTCGAGGACGGCCAGGATCCCGATTGGGACGAAGTTGACTGTCAGATCGAGCCACGTCTCCTCTGTGAGTTGTAGGACGCTCATGGGTCGTCCGGCACTGGTCGCGCCGTGTTACCGATAGGCGCGGACGGTGGATAGCGATCCGGCTTGCGATGCAAGGGACGGCGCGTCGGCGACAGAATCGGCCGACGGGGCTCGGAGACGGGACGACCGGGTGGGTCCCTGTCCGGAGACGGGCCGGTCCGAAGTCAACCCCGGCCGGTCAGGGGTCGGTGTCGAGTTCGCGGAGGGCGGCGTCGTAGGCTTCCGGGCCGTCGAGCGAGCGGAAGACGTCGTCGAGGGAGTCGTCGAGTTCGGACAACCGCCGGTCGAGGCGGTCGCGGTTCTCTCCGTCGGCGTTCGCGCGTTCCCGAGCGACCCGGAAGAACTCTTCGAGGGTCGTCCGGTAGGTCGCCCGCTGGCTGAGTCGTTCGACGGTCTCCCTGAGGCGGTCGTCGTCGACGGGCTTGAGGAGATAGTCGTCGAACGCCGTCGACTCGACGTCGACGGGCTCGTCGGCGAGCGCGGCGATCTGGCAGTCGGCGTCGTCGGTCCGGACCCGGTCGACGACGCGCTGTGCCGACAGTCCGGGCAGCTGCGCGTCGAGCAGGGCGACGCTCACGTCGGGGTCGAGGCTCGCCAGCGCGTCGGCGCTGTCGTAGGCCGACCGGACGGTGAACCGCTCTCTGAGCACGGCGGCCAGTTCGTCGGTGACGGCCGGGTCGCGGTCGGCGACGAGGACCACCTGCCCGTGGGGACTCCCGTCGTGCGAACGGTCCCGCGTCGTGGACTCGCCGTCGGCCGTTTCGTCTGGATTCATCGGTTCTGGGTGGGCAGGCCGGTTACTCGTCGGCGACATTGGCCGTCCGGAGGTCGACGACGCTGTCGAACAGGACCTCGAACGTCTCGATCGTCTCGGGGTCGTGTACGTCCGGGTTCATGTGGTAGTGAGCCACCGCACCCGCGCGCTCGACCGTGCTCGTCAGCACTTCGAGGAACTTGAACACGGCTCGCTCCTCGGCGCGCTGGAGCAGGTCCGACACCGAGTGGACACAGACGGTCGTCTCGCCCTCGGAGACGAGCGCCGAGAGGTGACGGTCGATCACGTCGCCCAACCCGACCAGATCGGTCTCCGGATCGACCGATTCGACGACCGCGTTGGGCGGGCCGTCGGTCCCGACCGGGGCTGCCGCCGTCGACCGAGCGGCCGCCTCCACGTCGACGACGGTCGCGTTCTCGGGTCGCCCGTTCTCGTGGTCGGTCCAGACGTCGAGCCGCTCGGCCGGCGACTCCATGCAGGTGACCAACAGCGCGCGCTCGCGCTCGCCAGGCCCGTGCAGCAACTCCCTGCAGACCTCGTCCTCGTGACCGCCGACCGTCGGCGCCAGCAGCAACACGTTCAACGGTGTCTCTGTACTCCCACTGTCGTCCGGATTCGTACTCATGGCGATGTCCCCGGAGTTGCCGTCCACGTAACTCCGCTATCTCGTCCAACCGTGTTCGGCATGCAAGTAAGTTCCGTTGGAGTTATCAGTACTGAGATGTAGTCTGTCTGTGTAGTTTCATGTAATTGAGTTTTCGCTCCTCACGTCCGAAGTGTCGCCGTCCGGAATTGGATGCCGAATTGATAGAATCGAAAACGGCACCGGGTGGGTCGCGGCGTGGCTTGCCGTGGCACGGAGGGTTCGTTTGGAAAGTCTTAAATTCACCTCCGGCAAAGCGATGAATGCGTGCCCGGGTGGTGTAGTGGCCCATCATACGACCCTGTCACGGTCGTGACGCGGGTTCAAATCCCGCCTCGGGCGCTTTCTGTCGCGAACTTTTCGGCGAGCACCGCGTAGCGTGTGCTCGCCATCGTGAGCGACGGACCGGTTTCAGGCGGGTTCGAACGAAACCGAGGTTCTGCGCACCAGGCCAGCGCTCGACAGCACGTGTCGACCGCACAGCACCACAACTGCGACAGCGCCGAGCTGCACTGGCCGACGATTCACTCCACAGCGACGCCGATCTCCATCTCGTAGCGCACCAGTGACTCGCCGTCGTCGCTCAGCACGAACTCGCCGCGGAACGTCTCGCCCGCTAT
This DNA window, taken from Halosimplex litoreum, encodes the following:
- a CDS encoding DUF6684 family protein, producing the protein MSVLQLTEETWLDLTVNFVPIGILAVLDVMFWVYNPWGWDLWFVFWAHVLTVVPLVLLTLLTYVSGRVIQRDERAAPSEAGAGAEPEAETEVGDG
- a CDS encoding response regulator, which gives rise to MNPDETADGESTTRDRSHDGSPHGQVVLVADRDPAVTDELAAVLRERFTVRSAYDSADALASLDPDVSVALLDAQLPGLSAQRVVDRVRTDDADCQIAALADEPVDVESTAFDDYLLKPVDDDRLRETVERLSQRATYRTTLEEFFRVARERANADGENRDRLDRRLSELDDSLDDVFRSLDGPEAYDAALRELDTDP
- a CDS encoding DUF7504 family protein, with product MSTNPDDSGSTETPLNVLLLAPTVGGHEDEVCRELLHGPGERERALLVTCMESPAERLDVWTDHENGRPENATVVDVEAAARSTAAAPVGTDGPPNAVVESVDPETDLVGLGDVIDRHLSALVSEGETTVCVHSVSDLLQRAEERAVFKFLEVLTSTVERAGAVAHYHMNPDVHDPETIETFEVLFDSVVDLRTANVADE